A window of Megalops cyprinoides isolate fMegCyp1 chromosome 13, fMegCyp1.pri, whole genome shotgun sequence genomic DNA:
cctgacccctgcgGGACCACCCCCTGACCCCTGCAGATCACCCCTTGACCCCTGCGGATCACCCCTTGACCCCCGGCGTGTGACCCTGGCTGCTGGAACAGGCTTCACACCTCTGGCAGCAGTAAGACCGGCAGCAAGCACAACCCCCAAAACAGCCCCCATCACCCCCTTATTGCtggacagacagcacagggagGCCAGTGACGggagggggggcgagggggcaGGGCACTGAGTTTGGGTCAGTGGTGATCAGAGCAGTCATGGTCTCAGTGCAGACCATTTTGCTCGGTCCCTGGGTCCCGGTTCTGGTCGGGCTGCTGTGGTGCCGTCTCTGCTCGGCGGCTCTGTAGGAGGAtcccagaggaagaggagagggtgcAGGGTGTTCCACCAACCACCAGCATGGAACCAATGACTTTCCACCTGCGTCCTGTGGGACGGCCCGTCTGCTGAACGGCCCTCGGACACACCTTCCTCTCCCGGACGGACACgacacagacagacggacagacagacaggatgcGCGTGTGAGCAGACCCTGAGGCAGCGGGCAGGTTTGTGGTGACTGAGGCGGGACGGTGTGAGGAGCACCggctctgtgctggagcagCGGGAGGAGCAGCGCTggggggaggagcaggggggaGCTCGCAGCGGCCCCTTTTCCCTCTCGGCTGAGTTTGCGCAAGCCAGGAGACTGAGTGGGGCTCAGGCAAGcgtgggggggggcggcgggagGCCGCTGGGACTGGGGGGGGCGGGTGCCGAACATCACGCATCACCGtgagcgggggtgggggtgggcgtgGGCGTGGCAGGCCTTggggagaggtcagaggttggGGGAGAACAGGCTGTGGAGCCGGGGCGCAGGCGGGAGTGGGGGGGCTGCCATGCGGTGCTCGCTGCGGGTGTGGGTGCTGCTGGGATCACtggccctcctcttcctcacctcgctgttcttctccctctccctgcgtGGCGGTGCTGGGTTGCCATACCTGGACCCCCCGAGCTGGGAGGAGTCACGCAGGGTCAAGCTCGTTCCCAGCTACACCGGCTCTCACCGGATTGCTCCACCGGGGGGCACCCAGCCCAAAACCTGTGCTTGCCCGCGCTGCGTGGGCGACCCGGGCGTGTCCGAATGGTTTGATGAGAACTACGACCCCGACATCTCACCTGTGTGGACCCGGGACAATATCCAGCTCCCTTCTGATGTTTACTACTGGTGGGTGGTAAGTTAACCAAaatgtttccctctctgtcctcctccccttcccctctccctaTCCTTTAATCTCTCATCTTCTCTCACATTTCCCTTAAGTCTGCACATTGTAAGCATGGCCACATTCATGACATGACAGAGTGAGTCAGCGCATGTCTGTGGGaggctgtctctctcagtgtctcgCTGTCGCCCCCTGCAGATGCTGCAGCCTCAGTTCAAGCCCCACAGCATACAGCAGGTGCTGAGCCGCCTCTTCCAGGTCATCCCTGGCCACTCCCCCTACGGCTCGTGGGACCCCGCCCGCTGCCAGCGCTGTGCTGTGGTGGGAAACTCGGGAAACCTGCGGGGGGCGGGCTACGGCCGGCTGATCGACGGCCACAGTTTCATCATGAGGTGAGAGGGTGCGGGgagcctgtgtgcatgtgtgtgcatgtgagtgtgtgagtgtgtgtgtgtgtgtgtgtgtatgtgtgtgagcgtgcaagtgtgtgtgtgcgtatgtgtgatTATGCaagtgagcgagtgtgtgtgcgtgtgagtgtgcgagtgagcgtgtgtgtgtgtgtgtgtgtgtgtgtgtgcgtgcgtatgtgtgattatgcgagtgtgtgtgagtacagtgtgacacagtggcTGCTGCAGGGAACACTCTCTTCAGTGAAAGTGTCTGAGAGATGaaagtgaaggagaaagagaaagaggagggctGAGATGAAAGTGTGTACAGCAGTGTCTCCCTCATCTGTCAGTCTTCAGTTAGagaggacgtgtgtgtgtgtgtgtgtgtgtgtgtgtgtgtgtgagagacagagagaggacgtgtgtgtgtgagagacagagagaggacgtgtgtgtgtgtgtgtgtgtgtgtgtgtgtgtgtgtgtgtgtgtgtttgagagacagagagaggacgtgtgtgtgtgtgtgtgtgtgagagagagagacagagagaggacgtgtgtgtgtgtgtgtgtgtgtgtgtgtgtgtgagagagagacagagagaggacgtgtgtgtgtgtgtgtgtgtgtgtgtgtgtgtgtgagagagagacagagagaggacgtgtgtgtgtgtgtgtgtgtgtgtgtgtgtgtgtgtgtgtgtgagagacagagagaggacatgtgtgtgtgtgtgtgtgtgtgtgtgtgtgtgtgtgtgagagagacagagagaggacgtgtgtgtgtgtgtgtgtgtgagagagacagagagaggacgtgtgtgtgtgtgtgtgtgtgtgtgagagagacagagagaggatgtgtgtgtgtgtgtgtgtgtgtgtgtgtgtgagagagacagagagaggacgtgtgtgtgtgtgtgtgtgtgagagagagagagagaggatgtgtgtgtgtgtgtgtgtgtgtgtgtgtgtgtgtgagagagacagagagaggatgtgtgtgtgtgtgtgtgtgtgtgtgtgtgtgagagagacagagagaggatgtgtgtgtgtgtgtgtgtgtgtgtgtgtgtgtgtgtgtgtgtgtgtgagagagagacagagagaggatgtgtgtgtgtgtgtgtgtgtgtgtgtgtgtgagagagagacagagagaggacgtgtgtgtgtgtgtgtgtgtgtgtgagagagacagagagaggatgtgtgtgtgtgtgtgtgtgtgtgtgtgtgtgagagagagagacagagagaggacgtgtgtgtgtgtgtgtgtgtgtgtgagagagacagagagaggatgtgtgtgtgtgtgtgtgtgtgtgtgagagagagacagagagaggatgtgtgtgtgtgtgtgtgtgtgtgtgtgtgtgtgtgtgtgtgtgtgtgtgtgtgagagagagacagagagaggacgtgtgtgtgtgtgtgtgtgtgtgcgctctcaCAGCTGAGAAGGGAGCAGTACAGTCTGCACTGAGAGACACGCAGGGAGGAGGGTGTGAAAGGAATTAGCACATGAGTCATCGGTGTCCCCAGCAGCCCCCCGCAGGGAGGGAACAGACCGGCTCCCGTGGcctggggggggcgggtggcAGCACTGCACGGACCTCTCTTCACC
This region includes:
- the st3gal2 gene encoding CMP-N-acetylneuraminate-beta-galactosamide-alpha-2,3-sialyltransferase 2 is translated as MRCSLRVWVLLGSLALLFLTSLFFSLSLRGGAGLPYLDPPSWEESRRVKLVPSYTGSHRIAPPGGTQPKTCACPRCVGDPGVSEWFDENYDPDISPVWTRDNIQLPSDVYYWWVMLQPQFKPHSIQQVLSRLFQVIPGHSPYGSWDPARCQRCAVVGNSGNLRGAGYGRLIDGHSFIMRINLAPTVGYEDDAGSRTTHHFMYPESAKNLAANVSFVLVPFKTLDLLWITSALSTGQIRFTYAPVKQFLRVDKDKVQIYNPAFFKYIHDRWTQHHGRYPSTGMLVLFFALHVCDEVNVFGFGADSRGNWHHYWEQNRYSGEFRKTGVHDADFEAQIIDSLAKAGKITVFPGK